The Anoxybacillus flavithermus genome has a segment encoding these proteins:
- a CDS encoding ATP-binding protein, whose product MLTEKQVVELLETIYDPFLKKTFKETGAIQEVKINEEKGLVSVKIALAKTGTAEQLQVQQTVVQRLKDAGASSVGLRFAQLPFEEERTTNEPIYLAIASGKGGVGKSTVSVNLAVSLARLGKKVGLIDADIYGFSVPDMMGITERPVVRGEKIIPVERFGVKVISMGFFVEDNSPVIWRGPMLGKMLKNFFDEVEWGELDYLLLDLPPGTGDVALDVHTMLPTSKEIIVTTPHPTAAFVAARAGAMAVRTNHEVVGVIENMSYFESKTTGEKEYIFGKGGGQKLAEELQTDLLGQLPLGQPDWNDEDFAPSIYGEDHPIGKVYMDIAKKIIAKLR is encoded by the coding sequence ATGTTGACAGAAAAACAAGTTGTGGAGCTGCTTGAAACGATTTACGACCCTTTTTTGAAAAAAACGTTTAAAGAAACAGGTGCAATTCAAGAAGTTAAAATAAATGAAGAAAAAGGGCTAGTAAGTGTAAAAATTGCTTTAGCGAAAACAGGAACGGCAGAACAACTTCAAGTGCAACAAACCGTTGTGCAACGTTTAAAAGACGCAGGAGCGTCTTCTGTCGGGCTTCGTTTTGCCCAATTGCCGTTCGAAGAAGAACGTACAACAAATGAACCGATTTATTTAGCGATTGCGAGCGGAAAAGGAGGGGTAGGAAAATCGACCGTATCCGTCAATTTAGCTGTTTCGCTTGCTCGACTGGGTAAAAAGGTTGGATTAATTGATGCGGATATTTATGGATTTAGTGTACCAGATATGATGGGCATTACAGAACGTCCGGTTGTTCGTGGAGAAAAAATTATTCCCGTTGAACGTTTCGGTGTAAAAGTGATTTCGATGGGGTTTTTTGTAGAAGATAACTCGCCGGTTATTTGGCGCGGACCGATGCTTGGGAAAATGTTGAAAAACTTTTTTGACGAAGTGGAATGGGGAGAATTAGACTACTTATTATTAGATTTACCACCAGGTACAGGCGATGTGGCGTTAGATGTGCATACAATGCTCCCAACATCGAAAGAAATCATCGTAACAACTCCTCACCCAACGGCTGCTTTTGTTGCCGCAAGAGCGGGAGCGATGGCCGTTCGAACGAATCACGAAGTTGTTGGTGTGATCGAAAATATGTCATATTTTGAAAGTAAAACAACCGGTGAAAAAGAATATATTTTTGGAAAAGGTGGCGGCCAAAAATTAGCAGAAGAATTGCAGACGGATTTACTTGGGCAACTGCCGCTTGGGCAACCGGATTGGAATGACGAGGATTTTGCTCCTTCTATATATGGTGAAGATCATCCAATTGGAAAAGTATATATGGATATTGCTAAAAAAATTATTGCGAAATTACGGTGA
- a CDS encoding N-acetylmuramoyl-L-alanine amidase CwlD, which translates to MKIRVVVVFIVFVLFLQFYVLHDRSWKAWSLPLSGKIIILDPGHGGPDGGAVGGDVLEKEIALHVALKLRDYLQQQGALVQMTREGDHDLASEQTRGYSRRKIEDLQRRVQFVNESEADFFISIHLNAIPSPKWRGAQVFYYPSLEENARLAKFIQQELRVNLENTHRLAKPIQTVYLLKTAKKPGALVEIGFLSNEEERKLLASSLYQEKLAASIYKGILRYVSNERDPSE; encoded by the coding sequence ATGAAAATACGTGTTGTCGTTGTTTTTATTGTTTTTGTCCTTTTTTTGCAGTTTTACGTACTTCATGATCGCTCATGGAAAGCATGGAGTTTACCGTTATCAGGGAAAATTATCATCCTTGATCCAGGGCACGGGGGACCTGATGGGGGAGCAGTCGGAGGAGACGTGTTGGAGAAAGAAATCGCGCTACATGTGGCGTTAAAATTACGCGATTATTTGCAACAACAAGGTGCGCTTGTTCAAATGACAAGAGAAGGAGATCATGATTTAGCTAGCGAGCAGACAAGAGGATATAGCCGAAGAAAAATAGAAGACTTACAACGGCGAGTGCAGTTTGTTAATGAGTCAGAGGCAGATTTTTTCATTAGTATTCACTTAAATGCCATCCCTTCGCCGAAGTGGAGAGGCGCACAAGTTTTTTACTATCCTTCATTAGAGGAAAATGCAAGATTAGCTAAGTTTATTCAACAAGAGCTACGTGTCAATTTGGAAAATACACATCGATTGGCGAAGCCCATTCAAACGGTATATTTATTAAAAACGGCTAAAAAGCCAGGGGCTTTAGTTGAAATTGGTTTTTTATCAAACGAGGAAGAACGAAAACTACTAGCGTCTTCATTGTATCAGGAAAAGTTAGCGGCTTCGATTTACAAAGGCATTTTACGTTACGTATCAAATGAACGTGATCCTTCTGAGTGA
- a CDS encoding 30S ribosomal protein S9 — protein sequence MAQVQYYGTGRRKSSVARVRLVPGEGRIIVNGRDIRDYVPYESLVEVVKQPLVLTETFGSYDVLVNVSGGGFTGQAGAIRHGIARALLQVDPEYRQTLKRAGLLTRDSRVKERKKYGLKGARRAPQFSKR from the coding sequence TTGGCACAGGTACAATACTACGGCACAGGCCGTCGCAAAAGTTCAGTTGCGCGTGTGCGTCTCGTTCCAGGTGAGGGACGCATCATCGTAAATGGTCGTGACATTCGTGATTATGTTCCATATGAATCGTTAGTTGAAGTTGTAAAACAACCGCTTGTTTTAACAGAAACATTCGGTAGCTATGATGTGTTAGTAAACGTAAGCGGCGGTGGATTTACAGGTCAAGCAGGCGCAATTCGTCACGGTATCGCTCGTGCGTTGTTGCAAGTTGACCCTGAATACCGTCAAACATTAAAGCGTGCAGGCTTATTAACTCGCGACTCTCGTGTGAAAGAGCGTAAGAAATACGGTCTTAAAGGCGCTCGTCGTGCACCACAATTCTCAAAACGTTAA
- a CDS encoding 50S ribosomal protein L13, with product MRTYMAKPNEVERKWYVVDAEGKTLGRLASEVAAILRGKHKPTYTPHVDTGDHVIIINAEKVELTGKKLTNKLYYRHSLHPGGLKVRTALEMRTNYPEQMLERAIRGMLPKGSLGRQMFKKLHVYRGSEHPHQAQKPEVYELRG from the coding sequence ATGCGTACGTATATGGCGAAGCCAAATGAAGTAGAACGTAAATGGTACGTTGTTGATGCAGAAGGCAAAACGTTAGGACGTCTTGCTAGTGAAGTTGCTGCAATTTTGCGCGGTAAACATAAACCAACTTACACACCGCACGTTGATACTGGTGATCATGTGATCATCATCAACGCAGAGAAAGTTGAATTAACAGGTAAAAAATTAACAAACAAATTATACTACCGTCACAGCTTACATCCAGGCGGATTAAAAGTAAGAACAGCGCTTGAAATGCGCACAAATTATCCAGAGCAAATGCTTGAAAGAGCAATTCGTGGCATGCTTCCAAAAGGTAGCCTTGGTCGTCAAATGTTCAAAAAATTGCACGTTTATCGCGGAAGTGAACATCCGCATCAAGCACAAAAACCAGAAGTTTACGAACTTCGTGGATAA
- a CDS encoding tRNA pseudouridine(38-40) synthase TruA: protein MRRIKCTIAYDGTNFAGYQIQQQKRTVQGELERALSIIHKGQFVRVYASGRTDATVHAYGQVIHFDTPLTIPDERWPKALNALLPDDVIVKEASEVPSSFHARFSVKKKEYRYRVWIGEKNVFLRHYVYHHPYDVSVPAMNEALRYLIGTHDFTSFCSAKTEVDDKVRTIYEAKVVQEGEELIFRLVGNGFLYNMVRIIVGTVLEVGRGERCAEEIKTILEQKNRSVAGKTAPGHGLYLWHVSYDN, encoded by the coding sequence ATGAGAAGAATCAAATGCACTATTGCGTACGATGGTACGAATTTTGCGGGGTACCAAATTCAACAACAAAAGCGAACGGTACAAGGAGAGCTTGAGCGTGCGCTTTCGATCATTCATAAGGGGCAATTTGTTCGCGTATATGCGTCAGGACGGACGGACGCTACGGTCCATGCATATGGACAAGTCATTCATTTTGATACACCGCTTACGATCCCAGATGAAAGATGGCCAAAAGCATTAAACGCTCTTCTTCCCGATGACGTCATTGTGAAAGAAGCAAGCGAGGTACCCTCTTCTTTTCATGCGCGGTTTAGTGTGAAAAAGAAAGAATATCGTTACCGTGTCTGGATAGGAGAGAAAAACGTATTTTTACGCCATTACGTCTATCACCATCCGTATGATGTTAGTGTCCCAGCGATGAATGAAGCCCTTCGTTATTTAATCGGAACGCACGATTTCACGAGTTTTTGTTCAGCAAAAACAGAAGTGGACGATAAAGTTCGTACAATTTATGAAGCGAAAGTTGTTCAGGAAGGGGAAGAGCTTATCTTCCGTCTCGTTGGCAATGGCTTTTTATACAATATGGTTCGCATTATCGTTGGAACAGTACTAGAAGTCGGGCGCGGAGAACGATGCGCAGAAGAGATCAAAACAATTTTGGAACAGAAAAATCGAAGCGTTGCGGGAAAGACAGCCCCAGGTCACGGCCTTTATTTATGGCACGTTTCGTATGACAACTAA
- a CDS encoding cobalt ABC transporter permease: MMNSMIIGKYVPGDSLIHRLDPRTKLLFMFIYVFIVFLANNGWTYGLLTFFTCVLLLLSRIPFSFMVKGLKPVLWIIVFTFLLHALLTKEGEIVFQWLGIEVYDKAIQQGTFISLRFLLLIVVTTLVTLTTTPIEVTDGMESLLSPLKKWNIPVHELALMMSISLRFIPTLMEETEKIMKAQTARGVDFSSGPVSERMKAMTALLVPLFISSFKRAEELAIAMEVRGYRGGRNRTKWRELTWRRIDTAFMLLLGLLAILLWLLRS; this comes from the coding sequence ATGATGAACAGTATGATTATTGGAAAATATGTTCCTGGAGATTCTCTTATTCATCGCCTTGATCCACGCACGAAATTGTTGTTCATGTTTATATATGTATTCATTGTGTTTCTTGCTAATAACGGCTGGACATACGGATTGTTGACCTTCTTCACATGTGTGTTGTTGCTTTTATCACGCATCCCATTTTCATTTATGGTGAAAGGGTTAAAGCCAGTTTTATGGATTATCGTATTCACATTTCTTCTTCATGCATTGTTAACAAAAGAAGGGGAGATCGTTTTCCAATGGCTTGGGATCGAAGTGTACGATAAAGCGATTCAACAGGGGACGTTTATTTCGTTGCGCTTTTTACTTCTCATTGTTGTTACAACGCTAGTGACGTTAACGACGACGCCGATTGAAGTGACAGATGGTATGGAGTCGTTGCTTTCACCGTTAAAAAAGTGGAATATACCTGTGCATGAACTAGCGTTAATGATGTCGATTTCCCTTCGCTTTATCCCAACATTGATGGAAGAAACCGAAAAAATTATGAAAGCTCAAACGGCCCGCGGTGTCGATTTTTCAAGCGGACCGGTATCAGAACGGATGAAGGCGATGACGGCGTTGCTCGTTCCGCTATTCATTAGCTCCTTTAAACGAGCAGAAGAGCTGGCTATTGCCATGGAAGTACGCGGATATCGGGGCGGCCGAAATCGAACAAAATGGCGCGAGTTAACATGGAGACGAATAGATACAGCTTTTATGCTTTTGCTTGGCCTATTGGCTATTTTGCTATGGTTACTTCGTTCATAA
- a CDS encoding energy-coupling factor ABC transporter ATP-binding protein (with CbiNQ forms the ABC transporter for cobalt import; Bacillus spp. have two adjacent copies of this gene), which translates to MDIVFRDVEHRYQINTPFEKRALYDIHVNIRSGSYVAVIGHTGSGKSTFLQHLNGLLQPTKGTVHLGNCTITAGKKEKQLKPLRKKVGIVFQFPEHQLFEETVEKDICFGPMNFGMTEEEAKARVSEWLALVGLPEEVRHKSPFALSGGQMRRVAIAGVLAMEPEVLVLDEPTAGLDPRGRREMMDMFAQLQRQKGMTIVLVTHSMEEAARYADDIIVMHQGTIVRRGTPEHIFQHVDDLINLGLDVPETVLFQRAIEQKFGLQFHIPCLTIEDVVKNLQTLFNKVKRI; encoded by the coding sequence ATGGATATTGTATTCCGCGATGTCGAACATCGCTACCAAATAAATACCCCTTTTGAGAAGCGGGCGCTGTACGATATTCATGTTAACATTCGTAGCGGCTCGTATGTTGCCGTGATCGGTCATACCGGATCAGGAAAATCTACTTTTTTGCAACATTTAAATGGCTTACTTCAACCGACAAAAGGAACGGTTCATCTTGGCAATTGTACAATTACAGCAGGAAAAAAAGAAAAACAGTTAAAGCCTTTAAGGAAAAAAGTAGGCATTGTTTTTCAATTTCCTGAACATCAACTATTTGAAGAAACAGTAGAAAAAGATATTTGTTTTGGACCGATGAACTTTGGAATGACAGAAGAGGAGGCGAAAGCTCGCGTTAGTGAGTGGTTAGCGCTTGTCGGATTGCCAGAAGAAGTGCGACATAAATCCCCATTTGCTTTGAGCGGTGGGCAAATGCGTCGGGTGGCTATTGCGGGTGTGCTAGCAATGGAACCGGAAGTGCTCGTGTTAGATGAACCTACTGCAGGGTTAGATCCTCGTGGGCGAAGAGAAATGATGGATATGTTTGCACAACTCCAACGACAAAAAGGAATGACGATTGTGCTTGTTACACATAGCATGGAAGAGGCAGCACGCTATGCGGATGACATTATCGTGATGCATCAAGGAACGATTGTGCGAAGAGGAACACCTGAACATATTTTCCAACACGTCGATGATTTAATAAACCTCGGGTTAGATGTCCCTGAAACAGTTTTGTTTCAGCGGGCAATCGAACAAAAATTCGGTTTGCAGTTTCACATCCCATGTTTGACGATAGAAGATGTCGTTAAAAACTTACAAACGTTATTTAATAAGGTGAAGCGCATATGA
- a CDS encoding energy-coupling factor transporter ATPase codes for MEVAVRVEHVSFQYANEQTHALQNVSFQVHKGEWVTIVGHNGSGKSTLAKLLIGLLPPTSGTIHVCGIPLNDETVWDVRERLGIVFQNPDNQFVGTTVQDDVAFGLENRGVPKHEMEKRIKEALQKVGMENFMNDEPHRLSGGQKQRVAIASAIALQPNIIILDEATSMLDPNGKKEVLQVIQSLRCEHDMTVISITHDLNEVAKADRVIVMNKGRIALEGTPKHIFAHGTKLEEMGLELPFSMQLSQRLKDDRIPITNDHLTIEGLVSELWILYSAMSNIATK; via the coding sequence GTGGAAGTTGCAGTACGTGTAGAACATGTGAGTTTTCAATATGCAAATGAACAAACACATGCCCTGCAAAACGTGTCGTTTCAAGTGCACAAAGGCGAATGGGTAACGATTGTCGGACATAATGGCTCAGGGAAGTCCACGCTTGCCAAGTTGTTAATTGGATTGCTACCACCGACAAGCGGCACGATTCACGTATGTGGAATTCCATTAAATGACGAAACGGTATGGGACGTACGTGAGCGATTAGGTATTGTATTTCAAAATCCAGATAACCAGTTTGTTGGAACGACTGTTCAAGATGATGTTGCCTTCGGTCTTGAAAATCGCGGCGTACCAAAACATGAAATGGAAAAGCGCATAAAAGAAGCGTTACAAAAAGTAGGTATGGAAAATTTCATGAATGACGAACCACATCGTCTATCAGGTGGACAAAAACAACGTGTGGCGATCGCAAGCGCCATTGCTCTTCAACCAAATATCATTATTTTAGATGAGGCGACATCGATGCTTGATCCGAATGGCAAAAAAGAAGTGCTTCAAGTGATCCAATCACTTCGTTGCGAACACGATATGACGGTTATTTCAATTACTCATGACTTAAATGAAGTGGCAAAAGCCGACCGAGTGATTGTCATGAATAAAGGAAGGATCGCACTAGAGGGAACACCTAAACATATTTTTGCGCATGGGACGAAGTTAGAAGAAATGGGGTTAGAATTACCGTTTTCGATGCAACTAAGTCAACGGTTGAAGGACGATCGTATTCCCATTACAAACGATCATTTAACAATAGAGGGGTTGGTGAGTGAATTATGGATATTGTATTCCGCGATGTCGAACATCGCTACCAAATAA
- a CDS encoding 50S ribosomal protein L17 — protein MSYRKLGRTSSQRKALLRDLVTDLIINERIETTEARAKELRSVVEKMITLGKRGDLHARRQAAAFVRKEVANTETGQDAIQKLFSDIAPRYQDRQGGYTRIMKLGPRRGDGAPMVIIELV, from the coding sequence ATGTCTTACAGAAAATTAGGACGCACAAGCTCTCAACGTAAAGCGTTGCTTCGTGACTTAGTGACAGACTTAATCATTAATGAGCGAATTGAAACAACAGAAGCTCGTGCAAAAGAGTTGCGTTCTGTTGTAGAAAAAATGATTACATTAGGAAAGCGCGGCGATTTGCATGCACGTCGTCAAGCGGCTGCATTCGTACGCAAAGAAGTCGCAAACACAGAAACAGGTCAAGATGCGATTCAAAAATTGTTTAGCGACATCGCACCTCGTTACCAAGACCGTCAAGGTGGTTATACGCGCATTATGAAACTTGGACCACGCCGTGGTGACGGTGCGCCAATGGTTATTATTGAACTAGTTTAA
- a CDS encoding DNA-directed RNA polymerase subunit alpha encodes MLEIEKPKIETVEISEDAKYGKFVVEPLERGYGTTLGNSLRRILLSSLPGAAVTSVQIDGVLHEFSTIDGVVEDVTTIILNIKKLALKIYSDEEKTLEIDVQGEGVVTAADITHDSDVEILNPDLQIATLAKDGRLRMRMTAKRGRGYTPADANKREDQPIGVIPIDSIYTPVSRVSYQVENTRVGQMTNYDKLTIDVWTDGSIGPKEAISLGAKILTEHLNIFVNLTDEAQHAEIMIEKEEDQKEKVLEMTIEELDLSVRSYNCLKRAGINTVQELAQKTEEDMMKVRNLGRKSLEEVKAKLEELGLSLRKDD; translated from the coding sequence ATGCTGGAAATTGAAAAGCCGAAAATCGAAACGGTTGAAATCAGCGAGGATGCCAAATATGGCAAATTCGTCGTTGAACCACTTGAGCGTGGATATGGTACAACTTTGGGTAACTCCTTACGTCGTATCCTGTTATCCTCACTCCCTGGTGCCGCTGTAACATCTGTTCAAATAGATGGTGTATTGCACGAGTTTTCAACAATTGATGGCGTCGTGGAAGATGTAACAACGATCATTTTAAACATTAAAAAGCTAGCGCTAAAAATTTATTCGGACGAAGAAAAGACGCTTGAGATTGATGTACAGGGTGAAGGAGTCGTTACAGCTGCCGACATTACTCACGATAGCGATGTAGAAATTCTCAATCCAGACCTTCAGATTGCTACATTAGCAAAAGACGGTCGTTTACGGATGAGAATGACAGCAAAACGCGGACGTGGGTACACACCAGCTGACGCTAACAAGCGCGAGGATCAACCGATAGGTGTTATCCCGATCGATTCCATTTATACGCCGGTATCGCGCGTATCGTACCAAGTCGAAAATACGCGCGTCGGTCAAATGACAAATTACGACAAGTTAACGATCGACGTGTGGACAGATGGTAGCATCGGCCCGAAAGAAGCAATCTCACTAGGGGCAAAAATTTTAACAGAGCACTTAAACATTTTTGTGAACTTGACAGATGAAGCGCAACACGCTGAAATCATGATCGAAAAAGAAGAAGATCAAAAAGAAAAAGTGCTCGAGATGACAATTGAAGAGCTTGATCTTTCTGTTCGTTCGTACAACTGCTTAAAGCGTGCTGGCATTAATACAGTACAAGAGCTTGCGCAAAAAACAGAGGAAGATATGATGAAAGTGCGCAACTTAGGCCGTAAGTCGCTTGAAGAAGTAAAGGCGAAGTTAGAAGAGCTAGGATTAAGCTTACGTAAAGATGACTAG
- a CDS encoding 30S ribosomal protein S11, translating to MARKTNTRKRRVKKNIESGIAHIRSTFNNTIVTITDVHGNAISWSSAGALGFKGSRKSTPFAAQMAAEAAAKASMEHGMKTVEVNVKGPGAGREAAIRALQAAGLEITAIKDVTPVPHNGCRPPKRRRV from the coding sequence ATGGCACGTAAAACGAATACGCGTAAACGTCGTGTAAAAAAGAATATTGAATCTGGTATCGCTCATATCCGTTCGACTTTTAACAACACAATCGTCACAATTACAGACGTTCATGGAAATGCAATTTCTTGGTCAAGTGCGGGTGCGTTAGGCTTCAAAGGTTCTCGTAAGTCTACTCCGTTCGCTGCACAAATGGCTGCAGAAGCTGCTGCAAAAGCATCAATGGAGCATGGCATGAAAACTGTTGAAGTAAACGTAAAAGGTCCAGGTGCTGGTCGTGAAGCAGCGATTCGTGCACTTCAAGCGGCTGGATTAGAAATTACAGCAATTAAAGATGTTACACCGGTTCCACATAACGGATGCCGTCCGCCAAAACGTCGTCGTGTTTAA
- a CDS encoding 30S ribosomal protein S13, translated as MARIAGVDIPRDKRVVISLTYIYGIGKATAQKILAEAGVSEDTRVRDLTEEELGKIREIVDRLKVEGDLRREVSLNIKRLMEIGCYRGLRHRRGLPVRGQNTKNNARTRKGPRRTVANKKK; from the coding sequence ATGGCACGTATTGCAGGTGTAGATATTCCTCGTGACAAACGTGTAGTCATTTCATTAACATACATTTACGGAATCGGTAAAGCAACTGCACAAAAAATCTTAGCAGAAGCTGGCGTATCTGAAGACACTCGCGTTCGCGATTTAACAGAAGAAGAATTAGGGAAAATTCGCGAAATCGTAGATCGCTTAAAAGTAGAAGGAGATCTTCGTCGTGAAGTATCTTTAAACATTAAGCGTTTAATGGAGATCGGTTGCTACCGTGGTCTTCGTCATCGTCGCGGATTGCCAGTTCGTGGCCAAAATACGAAAAACAATGCTCGTACACGTAAAGGTCCACGTCGTACAGTAGCGAATAAGAAAAAGTAA
- a CDS encoding 50S ribosomal protein L36 has product MKVRPSVKPICEKCKVIRRRGKVMVICENPKHKQKQG; this is encoded by the coding sequence ATGAAAGTTAGACCATCTGTAAAACCGATTTGCGAAAAATGCAAAGTCATTCGCAGACGCGGAAAAGTTATGGTGATTTGTGAAAATCCAAAGCATAAGCAAAAACAAGGATAA
- a CDS encoding translation initiation factor IF-1: MAKDDVIEVEGTVVETLPNAMFRVELENGHTVLAHVSGKIRMHFIRILPGDKVTVELSPYDLTRGRITYRYK; the protein is encoded by the coding sequence ATGGCGAAAGACGATGTAATTGAAGTGGAAGGTACAGTCGTTGAAACGTTGCCTAATGCCATGTTCCGAGTGGAACTTGAAAACGGTCATACTGTTTTAGCTCACGTTTCAGGTAAAATTCGTATGCATTTTATTCGCATTTTACCAGGTGATAAAGTGACGGTGGAATTATCACCTTACGATTTAACACGTGGAAGAATTACGTATCGATATAAATAA
- a CDS encoding type I methionyl aminopeptidase — protein sequence MIICKTPREIEIMREAGRIVALTHQELQKYIEPGITTRELDHIAETFIRKHDAIPSFKGYNGFQGSICTSVNEELVHGVPGDRVLREGDIISIDIGAKYNGYHGDSAWTYPVGVISEEAKKLLEVTEQSLYRGLEEAKPGARLTNISHAIQTYVEAHNFSVVREYVGHGIGQDLHEDPQIPHYGPPNKGPRLKPGMVLCIEPMVNAGTRYVRTLEDNWTVVTVDGKLCAHFEHTIAITETGYEILTTL from the coding sequence ATGATCATTTGCAAAACCCCACGCGAAATTGAAATTATGCGTGAAGCTGGCCGAATTGTTGCCTTAACTCATCAAGAATTACAAAAATATATCGAGCCAGGCATAACGACAAGAGAGCTCGATCATATTGCTGAAACGTTCATTCGCAAACATGATGCAATTCCTTCGTTTAAAGGATATAATGGATTCCAAGGGAGCATTTGTACGTCCGTAAACGAGGAACTCGTTCATGGCGTTCCGGGAGACCGTGTGCTTCGCGAAGGGGATATTATTAGCATCGATATTGGCGCAAAATATAATGGATATCATGGCGATTCGGCTTGGACATATCCGGTTGGCGTCATTTCCGAAGAGGCGAAAAAGCTTTTAGAAGTGACAGAGCAATCGTTGTATCGCGGATTGGAAGAAGCGAAACCTGGCGCACGGTTAACGAACATTTCTCATGCGATCCAAACGTATGTCGAGGCGCATAACTTTTCGGTTGTGCGTGAGTATGTTGGGCATGGAATTGGTCAAGACTTACATGAAGATCCGCAAATTCCACATTACGGTCCACCAAACAAAGGGCCGCGGTTAAAGCCAGGAATGGTTCTATGCATTGAACCAATGGTGAATGCAGGAACCCGTTATGTTCGCACGTTAGAAGATAATTGGACGGTCGTCACAGTAGATGGCAAACTTTGTGCTCACTTCGAGCATACGATTGCGATTACTGAGACGGGATATGAAATTTTAACAACACTTTGA
- a CDS encoding adenylate kinase, with amino-acid sequence MNLVLMGLPGAGKGTQAEKIVEKYKIPHISTGDMFRAAIKEGTELGLQAKSYMDRGDLVPDEVTIGIVRERLSKDDCQNGFLLDGFPRTVAQAEALETLLQQLDRSIDYVINIEVDKSILMERLTGRRICKECGATYHLVFNPPAQAGVCDKCGGELYQRADDNEATVANRLEVNMKQAQPLLDFYEAKGYLRNINGQQHIDQVFADICELLGGLQ; translated from the coding sequence ATGAATTTAGTATTGATGGGACTGCCGGGTGCCGGAAAAGGGACACAGGCAGAAAAAATCGTTGAGAAATACAAAATTCCTCACATTTCTACTGGGGATATGTTTCGAGCAGCGATCAAAGAAGGGACAGAGCTCGGTTTACAGGCGAAGTCGTACATGGATCGTGGCGATCTTGTTCCAGATGAAGTGACAATCGGCATTGTTCGTGAGCGATTAAGCAAGGACGATTGCCAAAACGGATTTTTGCTTGACGGTTTTCCAAGAACGGTCGCTCAAGCAGAAGCGTTAGAAACACTTCTTCAACAGTTAGACCGTTCGATTGATTACGTCATTAACATTGAAGTAGATAAAAGCATTTTGATGGAACGTTTAACAGGCAGACGCATTTGTAAAGAATGTGGCGCAACATATCATCTCGTATTCAATCCGCCAGCTCAAGCAGGTGTTTGCGATAAATGTGGTGGAGAGTTGTATCAACGTGCAGATGATAATGAAGCGACCGTAGCAAATCGTCTTGAAGTTAATATGAAACAAGCGCAGCCGTTGCTCGATTTTTATGAAGCAAAAGGGTACTTGCGCAACATTAACGGACAACAACATATCGATCAAGTGTTTGCTGACATTTGTGAATTACTTGGGGGCTTACAATAA